One genomic region from Jiangella sp. DSM 45060 encodes:
- a CDS encoding SpoIID/LytB domain-containing protein, which produces MALALTALLIASGLTSADPAPDSGATPADLGTTPADPRTDPGVTPADPAPVPSTQVPADLLAEWADEAAGAEPAAPVPDDLPDGFTGELDLPVDPAVEVVRWPSSGELVLEGRGYGHGRGMSQWGAYGAAASGLGYGRILAHYYRGTSLERRDDIRLRVRITADDDGETRVAPARGLTATAGDAALALPSSLGGSRVTAWRVVRDGDRLVLQGYAGSWRTTAIGGATAHAGPIGFTTPAGAVRLVLGSTHREYRGAVEAVATGSGVGTRVATSLESYLRSVVPAEMPAGWPAAALQAQAVAARTYARWQRAEEPGSWYDTCDSTRCQVFNGAADYTAGGDLIRRYDHPASDAAVGATAERILLYDGEPAFTQFTSANGGWTVRGSRPYLRAFADEYDGVVSGSPHRWRTTLTARAVASAFPRAGRPVTLRVDARNGHGAWGGRTTSVVVTGTEGSVEVSGEAFRSALGLRSDWWRVSGVAGAGHDLTGDRRADLVARRSSDGSLWLYPGNGAGGFGATRPLGTGWRAMASILVSPDWDGDGRTDLVARSRSGDLWLYSGDGAGGASGRPIGQGWAGMNAIAAPGDWDGDGRADLLARRSREGSLWLYAGAGRAGFGVVRPIGTGWSAWNLITGTTDFDGDGHADLLARRRGDGTLWLFPGDGRGGFGTARRVGHGWAAMNALVAPGDWDGDGRADLLARSATDGALWFYAGNGRGEIAAVQRIGTGWTAVDAIG; this is translated from the coding sequence GTGGCGCTGGCGCTGACGGCGCTGCTGATCGCGTCCGGCCTGACGTCGGCGGACCCGGCGCCCGACTCGGGGGCGACCCCGGCGGACCTGGGGACGACCCCGGCGGATCCGAGGACCGACCCGGGGGTGACTCCGGCGGACCCGGCGCCCGTGCCGTCGACCCAGGTGCCGGCCGACCTGCTGGCGGAATGGGCGGACGAGGCGGCGGGCGCCGAGCCCGCGGCGCCGGTGCCGGACGACCTGCCGGACGGCTTCACCGGCGAGCTCGACCTCCCCGTCGACCCCGCCGTCGAGGTCGTGCGCTGGCCGTCGTCGGGCGAGCTGGTGCTGGAGGGCCGCGGTTACGGGCATGGGCGCGGGATGTCGCAGTGGGGCGCGTACGGTGCGGCGGCGAGCGGCCTCGGCTACGGGCGGATCCTCGCGCACTACTACCGCGGCACGTCCCTGGAGCGGCGCGACGACATCCGGCTGCGGGTCCGCATCACGGCCGACGACGACGGCGAGACCCGGGTGGCCCCAGCCCGCGGGCTGACGGCGACCGCCGGTGACGCGGCGCTGGCGCTGCCGTCGTCGCTGGGCGGGAGTCGCGTCACCGCCTGGCGGGTCGTGCGCGACGGTGACCGGCTGGTGCTGCAGGGGTACGCGGGCAGCTGGCGGACGACGGCGATCGGCGGGGCCACGGCGCACGCCGGCCCGATCGGGTTCACGACGCCCGCCGGCGCCGTCCGCCTCGTCCTCGGCTCCACGCACCGCGAGTACCGCGGCGCCGTCGAGGCGGTCGCCACCGGCTCCGGCGTGGGCACCCGCGTGGCCACGTCGCTGGAGTCGTACCTGCGCAGTGTCGTGCCGGCGGAGATGCCGGCCGGCTGGCCCGCCGCGGCGCTGCAGGCGCAGGCCGTCGCGGCCCGCACGTACGCCCGGTGGCAGCGCGCCGAGGAGCCCGGATCCTGGTACGACACCTGCGACAGCACCCGCTGCCAGGTGTTCAACGGCGCCGCCGACTACACCGCCGGCGGCGACCTCATCCGCCGCTACGACCACCCGGCCAGCGACGCCGCCGTGGGCGCGACCGCCGAGCGGATCCTGCTGTACGACGGCGAGCCCGCGTTCACCCAGTTCACGTCCGCGAACGGCGGGTGGACGGTGCGCGGGTCGCGGCCGTACCTGCGCGCGTTCGCCGACGAGTACGACGGGGTGGTGTCCGGCTCCCCGCACCGCTGGCGCACGACCCTGACCGCCCGCGCCGTCGCGTCCGCCTTCCCGCGCGCCGGCCGCCCGGTCACCCTGCGGGTCGACGCCCGGAACGGCCACGGCGCGTGGGGCGGGCGGACCACGTCGGTGGTGGTGACCGGCACGGAGGGGTCGGTCGAGGTCAGCGGCGAGGCGTTCCGGTCGGCGCTCGGGCTGCGCAGCGACTGGTGGCGCGTCAGCGGCGTCGCGGGCGCGGGGCACGACCTCACCGGTGACCGCCGGGCCGACCTCGTGGCGCGACGCTCGTCCGACGGGTCGCTCTGGCTGTATCCGGGCAACGGCGCTGGCGGCTTCGGCGCGACGCGGCCGCTCGGCACCGGCTGGCGCGCGATGGCGTCGATCCTGGTCTCGCCCGACTGGGACGGTGACGGGCGCACTGACCTGGTGGCGCGGTCGCGGTCCGGCGACCTGTGGCTGTACTCGGGCGACGGTGCTGGCGGGGCCTCCGGACGGCCGATCGGGCAGGGGTGGGCGGGCATGAACGCGATCGCCGCGCCGGGCGACTGGGACGGTGACGGGCGGGCGGACCTGCTGGCGCGGCGGTCCCGGGAGGGGTCGCTGTGGCTGTACGCGGGGGCGGGGCGGGCCGGCTTCGGGGTGGTCCGGCCGATCGGCACGGGGTGGAGCGCGTGGAACCTCATCACCGGCACCACCGACTTCGACGGTGACGGCCACGCCGACCTCCTCGCCCGTCGTCGCGGCGACGGCACCCTCTGGCTCTTCCCCGGCGACGGACGCGGCGGATTCGGCACCGCTCGCCGGGTCGGGCACGGCTGGGCCGCCATGAACGCCCTCGTCGCCCCCGGCGACTGGGACGGTGACGGCCGGGCCGACCTCCTCGCCCGCAGCGCCACCGACGGCGCCCTCTGGTTCTACGCCGGCAACGGCCGCGGCGAGATCGCCGCCGTCCAGCGCATCGGCACCGGCTGGACCGCGGTCGACGCGATCGGCTGA
- a CDS encoding glycosyltransferase yields the protein MTEPGGPDVAVIIPCHNEAVAIATVVADIRTALPDATIYVYDNNSTDTTVAEALGAGAVVRTESRQGKGNVVRRAFADVDADVYVLIDGDDTYDASSASMLVKVLLDGPYDHVVGVRTHSSDAAYRAGHVLGNRAFNGVVGALFGRQLTDLLSGYRAFSRRYVKSFPALSREFEIETELTIHSLRLRVPVAEIPVGYKERPDGSESKLRTYRDGLRILHWLVTVTRHERPTLFHGVLAGVFGVVALVLGLPVVAEYLETGLVPRFPTAFLAAAVAIIAVVTLGVGYLLETIRRGREETARLAYLRYPAPGGRPTLL from the coding sequence GTGACAGAACCGGGCGGGCCGGACGTCGCCGTCATCATTCCGTGCCATAACGAGGCGGTTGCCATTGCGACCGTCGTGGCGGATATTCGCACCGCACTGCCCGATGCGACCATTTACGTGTACGACAACAACTCCACCGACACCACGGTCGCCGAAGCGCTCGGCGCGGGCGCCGTCGTCCGCACCGAGTCGCGCCAGGGCAAGGGCAACGTCGTCCGCCGCGCCTTCGCCGACGTCGACGCGGACGTCTACGTCCTCATCGACGGCGACGACACCTACGACGCATCGTCCGCGTCCATGCTGGTCAAGGTGTTGCTGGACGGTCCGTACGATCACGTGGTCGGGGTGCGAACGCACTCCAGCGACGCCGCCTACCGGGCCGGCCACGTCCTGGGCAACCGCGCCTTCAACGGCGTCGTCGGCGCGCTGTTCGGACGGCAGCTCACCGATCTGCTGAGCGGGTACCGGGCGTTCTCGCGACGTTATGTGAAATCTTTCCCGGCGTTGTCGCGGGAATTCGAGATCGAGACCGAGCTGACCATTCACTCGTTACGGCTGCGCGTTCCCGTGGCCGAGATCCCGGTCGGCTACAAGGAACGCCCGGACGGCAGCGAGAGCAAACTGCGCACCTACCGCGACGGTTTGCGCATTCTGCACTGGCTGGTCACTGTGACGCGGCATGAGCGGCCAACCCTGTTTCACGGCGTGCTGGCGGGCGTGTTCGGCGTGGTGGCGCTGGTCCTCGGCCTCCCCGTCGTCGCGGAGTACCTCGAGACCGGCCTCGTCCCCCGCTTCCCGACCGCCTTCCTCGCGGCGGCCGTCGCCATCATCGCCGTCGTCACCCTGGGGGTCGGGTACCTGCTGGAGACCATCCGGCGCGGGCGCGAGGAGACGGCCCGGCTGGCCTACCTGCGCTATCCAGCGCCCGGCGGCCGCCCGACCCTCCTCTGA